From Methanobrevibacter sp., the proteins below share one genomic window:
- a CDS encoding DUF2115 domain-containing protein — protein MYDDFSNVISSENEVSPQSILDILKKYSATISVFDLMAVNAEMIEESKYVQDSYKQKSHGVYAKYFLGRIKDVHSDNNHYDKPVDKEEFIDAVATLKSYHDAESMTSKTKFPLIYGIISLYTTFILEEPIHPVGTPFPGSLYVEEHDGKFYCPVKDANLESPNAVCKMCIAEQLEF, from the coding sequence ATGTATGATGATTTTTCAAATGTTATCTCAAGCGAGAATGAGGTTTCACCACAGTCTATTCTGGATATTTTAAAGAAATACTCTGCCACTATTTCAGTATTTGATTTAATGGCCGTCAATGCCGAGATGATTGAAGAATCCAAATACGTTCAGGATAGTTATAAACAGAAAAGTCATGGAGTTTATGCCAAATATTTTTTAGGCCGTATAAAGGATGTTCACAGCGACAACAATCATTATGACAAACCTGTAGATAAGGAAGAGTTCATCGATGCGGTAGCTACTTTAAAATCATATCATGATGCGGAATCTATGACTTCAAAAACTAAATTTCCATTAATCTATGGAATCATCTCATTATACACCACTTTCATATTGGAAGAACCGATTCACCCTGTGGGAACTCCATTTCCAGGATCTTTGTATGTTGAGGAACACGACGGGAAATTTTACTGCCCTGTAAAGGATGCCAATCTTGAATCTCCAAATGCAGTATGCAAAATGTGCATTGCAGAGCAATTGGAATTTTAA